One Streptomyces sp. NBC_01217 genomic region harbors:
- a CDS encoding amidohydrolase family protein: MIVDVHSHLFRHSHDFTDPFRSDSARAHAGEVDLTVKWEEYAATAPENTRTIVVGGKARRSGLWVDDAAVASYAGAHPDRLIGYLSLDPTQPGWQDELRHGHQELGLRGIKLMPMYAGFDPAAEEYDELYGYAERHGLPLLVHTGTTFVSNAPLEWAMPRHLDAVAIRHPELRMVLAHLGHPFEGECIAVIRKHPHVYADISALHYRPFQLWHSLRLVQDYGVFDKLMFGSDYPFTTVDDSAKGLREIARIPGIPGLPPLDADAVEEIIHRPSLDLLGLNG, from the coding sequence ATGATCGTCGACGTCCACTCCCATCTCTTCCGGCACAGCCACGACTTCACCGACCCGTTCAGATCCGACTCCGCCCGCGCCCACGCGGGCGAGGTCGACCTCACGGTGAAGTGGGAGGAGTACGCGGCCACCGCGCCCGAGAACACCCGCACCATCGTCGTCGGGGGCAAGGCCCGGCGCAGCGGGCTCTGGGTCGACGACGCCGCCGTCGCCTCGTACGCCGGAGCGCACCCCGACCGGCTGATCGGCTACCTCTCCCTCGACCCCACCCAGCCCGGCTGGCAGGACGAACTCCGCCACGGCCACCAGGAACTGGGCCTGCGCGGCATCAAACTGATGCCGATGTACGCGGGCTTCGACCCGGCGGCCGAGGAGTACGACGAGCTGTACGGCTACGCCGAACGGCACGGCCTCCCGCTCCTCGTGCACACCGGCACGACCTTCGTCTCGAACGCCCCGCTGGAATGGGCGATGCCCCGCCACCTGGACGCCGTCGCCATCCGCCACCCCGAACTGCGGATGGTCCTCGCCCATCTCGGCCACCCCTTCGAGGGCGAGTGCATCGCGGTCATCCGCAAGCACCCGCATGTGTACGCCGACATCAGCGCCCTGCACTACCGGCCCTTCCAGCTCTGGCACAGCCTGCGGCTGGTCCAGGACTACGGAGTCTTCGACAAGCTGATGTTCGGCAGCGACTACCCGTTCACGACGGTCGACGACTCGGCGAAGGGGCTGCGGGAGATCGCCCGCATCCCCGGCATTCCCGGGCTGCCGCCGCTGGACGCGGATGCGGTGGAGGAGATCATCCACCGGCCGTCGCTGGACCTGCTGGGCCTGAACGGCTGA
- a CDS encoding mandelate racemase/muconate lactonizing enzyme family protein yields MLTVNRSRPAGPAGRITRVETLMLGTSWRDFGYVRVHTDEGLSGIGEITHPYRVSEVCALTEALAQRHLIGADPFDIEELWLRVYQGDFLRGGDIGGIALSGLDQAMYDLMGKALGVPAYRLTGGACRDEVRVYANGWYTGEREPDTFAAKAKETVAKGFTALKFDPFGPGLHELERAELRRSIGLVAAVREAVGPDVDLFIEGHARFAMPTAARLVRELEPFDIGWFEEPMPWTHIERYAELRRRAAFPISGGEHFHNRYEYKQLFATHAVDIIQPDLSMAGGFTEVRKIAAIADTHGMLVAPHNSNSPLCTTVSVHAALGIPNLKILETFDGLLEDHVFDALRGTLPIADGHIGLPTAPGLGVELVDEVFEEHPPSHRFWNMFADGWEKRNRT; encoded by the coding sequence ATGCTCACCGTCAACCGCAGCCGCCCCGCGGGCCCCGCCGGACGGATCACCCGGGTCGAGACCCTGATGCTCGGCACCTCCTGGCGCGACTTCGGCTACGTCCGGGTCCACACCGACGAGGGCCTGTCCGGCATCGGCGAGATCACCCATCCCTACCGGGTCAGCGAGGTCTGCGCCCTCACCGAGGCGCTCGCACAGCGCCATCTCATCGGCGCCGACCCCTTCGACATCGAAGAACTCTGGCTCCGCGTCTACCAGGGCGACTTCCTGCGCGGCGGCGACATCGGCGGCATCGCCCTGTCCGGTCTCGACCAGGCGATGTACGACCTGATGGGCAAGGCGCTCGGCGTGCCCGCCTACCGGCTGACCGGCGGCGCCTGCCGGGACGAGGTGCGTGTGTACGCCAACGGCTGGTACACAGGCGAGCGCGAGCCCGACACCTTCGCCGCCAAGGCGAAGGAGACCGTGGCGAAGGGGTTCACCGCCCTCAAGTTCGACCCGTTCGGCCCCGGGCTGCACGAGCTGGAGCGCGCCGAACTGCGCCGCTCCATCGGCCTCGTGGCCGCCGTCCGCGAAGCCGTGGGACCGGACGTCGACCTGTTCATCGAGGGCCACGCCCGGTTCGCCATGCCCACCGCCGCCCGCCTCGTGCGGGAGCTGGAACCCTTCGACATCGGCTGGTTCGAGGAGCCGATGCCCTGGACCCACATCGAGCGCTACGCGGAACTGCGCCGGCGGGCGGCGTTCCCGATCTCCGGCGGCGAGCACTTCCACAACCGCTACGAGTACAAGCAGCTCTTCGCCACCCACGCGGTCGACATCATCCAGCCCGATCTCTCCATGGCCGGCGGCTTCACCGAGGTCAGGAAAATCGCCGCGATCGCCGATACCCACGGCATGCTCGTGGCCCCGCACAACTCCAACTCGCCGCTCTGCACCACCGTCTCGGTGCACGCGGCACTCGGAATCCCCAACCTGAAGATCCTCGAAACCTTCGACGGGCTCCTCGAAGACCATGTCTTCGACGCCCTCAGGGGCACCCTCCCGATCGCCGACGGCCACATCGGCCTGCCGACAGCCCCGGGGCTCGGTGTCGAGCTCGTCGACGAGGTCTTCGAGGAACACCCGCCCAGCCACCGCTTCTGGAACATGTTCGCGGACGGCTGGGAGAAGCGGAACCGTACATGA
- a CDS encoding aspartate aminotransferase family protein produces the protein MSSGPVDSESGARLAERARRVVPGGVNSGQRSVPGLTDLVVTGTDGARFRTADGREYTDFHSAFGPPLLGHNDPDVARATAEAGATLGHMGVGVTEGEILLAEQLTGLIPSVEKVLLTSTGSEATFHALRVSRAATGRRLVVKFQGCYHGWHDAVSLNVISAPSKVGGHDPISAGILPEVLEATLVLPFNDSEAVRSTFAEHGSDIAAVIVEPVPHNVGALLPYQEFLTTLREETTRAGAVLIFDEVITGFRHDIGGWQKISGVTPDLTTLGKAIANGAPVGAIGGRADLMDLFSTRPGAPAFFAGTYNGHPSVVAAALATLRKLREEPVHEHVFRLGGRVRSELTGLYERLGVPAVVTGYGSVFVSYFMPGDTPRTYADLLNNDASLFVGYRRKLLDHGLFELPLNLKRSHISYAHTDADVDRLIEGTEAAVKAVLAEGGARDLENTSTMGGATH, from the coding sequence ATGAGTTCAGGCCCGGTGGACAGCGAATCCGGAGCCCGACTCGCCGAGCGCGCCCGCCGGGTCGTACCCGGCGGCGTGAACAGCGGTCAGCGCAGCGTTCCCGGACTGACCGACCTGGTCGTCACCGGGACCGACGGCGCCCGGTTCCGTACCGCCGACGGACGCGAGTACACCGACTTCCACTCGGCGTTCGGCCCGCCCCTGCTCGGTCACAACGACCCCGACGTGGCCCGCGCCACCGCCGAGGCCGGCGCCACCCTCGGCCACATGGGCGTCGGCGTCACCGAGGGCGAGATCCTCCTCGCCGAACAGCTCACCGGGCTGATCCCGTCGGTCGAGAAGGTCCTGCTCACCAGCACCGGCAGCGAGGCCACGTTCCACGCCCTGCGCGTCTCCCGCGCCGCCACCGGCCGCCGCCTCGTCGTCAAGTTCCAGGGCTGCTACCACGGCTGGCACGACGCGGTCAGCCTCAACGTCATCTCCGCCCCTTCGAAGGTCGGCGGCCACGACCCGATCTCGGCCGGCATCCTGCCCGAGGTCCTCGAAGCCACCCTCGTCCTGCCGTTCAACGACAGCGAGGCCGTCCGCAGCACCTTCGCCGAGCACGGCTCCGACATCGCCGCCGTCATCGTCGAACCCGTCCCGCACAACGTCGGCGCGCTCCTGCCGTACCAGGAGTTCCTCACCACGCTGCGCGAGGAGACCACCAGGGCCGGCGCCGTCCTGATCTTCGACGAGGTCATCACCGGCTTCCGCCACGACATCGGCGGCTGGCAGAAGATCTCCGGCGTCACCCCCGACCTCACCACCCTCGGCAAGGCCATCGCCAACGGCGCGCCCGTCGGCGCGATCGGCGGCCGCGCCGACCTGATGGACCTCTTCTCCACCCGCCCCGGCGCCCCCGCCTTCTTCGCCGGTACGTACAACGGCCACCCGTCCGTCGTCGCCGCCGCCCTAGCCACCCTGCGCAAGCTGCGCGAGGAGCCGGTCCACGAGCACGTCTTCCGGCTCGGCGGCCGGGTCCGCAGCGAACTGACCGGACTGTACGAGCGCCTCGGCGTCCCCGCCGTCGTCACCGGCTACGGCTCCGTGTTCGTCAGCTACTTCATGCCGGGCGATACCCCCCGCACCTACGCGGACCTGCTGAACAACGACGCCTCGCTCTTCGTCGGCTACCGCCGAAAGCTCCTCGACCACGGCTTGTTCGAGCTGCCGCTCAACCTCAAGCGCAGCCACATCAGCTACGCCCACACCGACGCCGACGTGGACCGCCTCATCGAGGGCACCGAGGCCGCGGTCAAGGCCGTACTCGCCGAAGGCGGCGCCCGCGACCTGGAGAACACCTCCACCATGGGCGGGGCGACCCACTGA
- a CDS encoding IclR family transcriptional regulator — MTNSAAPEEPKYWVKSVARAADILEALAAPAQGNGLSVTEVGQACSISKSAAFGMLQTLRAYGLVSDDGEGMNRRYRLGMSLARLGDRARSQVSLRGVAHPVLRELTCTTGMASRLAVPEDGHAVVVDQVELDERVRLDLRMGQRELPHCTGLGKALLSAMPQSGAAAIVERFGLPRRTSRTITDPATFLSHLRDIARVGYALDDEEDAEGIICIGAPVFDDRSVCAGAISITGLKLGLPAWRYQELGGQVRDAARRISVSLGWVDDAQDGASDADASHSDGFRS, encoded by the coding sequence ATGACGAACAGTGCTGCCCCAGAAGAACCGAAGTACTGGGTCAAGAGCGTGGCCAGGGCAGCGGACATCCTCGAAGCGCTCGCCGCCCCCGCCCAGGGCAACGGCCTGAGCGTCACCGAGGTCGGCCAGGCCTGCTCCATCTCCAAGAGCGCCGCCTTCGGCATGCTCCAGACCCTGCGCGCCTACGGCCTCGTCTCGGACGACGGCGAGGGTATGAACCGCCGCTACCGGCTCGGCATGAGCCTGGCCCGGCTCGGCGACCGGGCCCGCTCCCAGGTCTCCCTGCGCGGGGTCGCCCACCCCGTCCTGCGCGAGCTGACCTGTACCACCGGCATGGCCTCCAGGCTCGCCGTGCCCGAGGACGGCCACGCGGTCGTCGTGGACCAGGTCGAGCTCGACGAGCGCGTCCGGCTCGATCTGCGGATGGGACAGCGCGAGCTGCCGCACTGCACGGGCCTGGGCAAGGCGCTGCTCTCCGCCATGCCGCAGAGCGGGGCCGCCGCGATCGTCGAGCGCTTCGGGCTGCCCCGGCGTACGTCCCGCACGATCACCGACCCGGCGACGTTCCTGTCGCATCTGCGCGACATCGCCCGGGTCGGCTACGCGCTGGACGACGAGGAGGACGCCGAGGGCATCATCTGCATCGGCGCGCCGGTCTTCGACGACCGTTCGGTGTGTGCCGGGGCGATCTCCATCACCGGTCTCAAGCTCGGTCTGCCGGCCTGGCGCTACCAGGAACTGGGCGGCCAGGTAAGGGACGCGGCCCGGCGGATCAGCGTCTCGCTGGGCTGGGTCGACGACGCGCAGGACGGCGCGTCCGACGCCGACGCGTCACATTCCGACGGATTCAGGTCTTGA
- a CDS encoding peptidase C14, giving the protein MSVPHPNTPASSRRTVLRASGLAGLVMAGSAVATAPAQAAPTHTGDVLRVGTVTELRALNTKPLDDGTQVLVAGYHTPGDGGAMAVRWDRTSHTAHNGGTVIAPTTAKTGRWLQLHTGTLDFRTFGHFDAEQPADAALDAMIADTDVHRIEAHTDLLFTKRHLFNRSHIELDFGGHRILTEGIEKNTHDNPFGAVLSFRGTPTDTTVKHTLSAAMPDLSDLFEVGDSAGFAVGQWWAVEINALSGTYEKEIQRLVQVTEVVDPAHIRVNYQIGWDLAAGRTLTWTRVEPVDRAHVRNLVFEGWGEDEMTGSHPVAYEYAVRCDVSGIEAVGTFWPVVMRRWCTYFRTEQCSLTNPKSVTYGGAGYLTQQIYCLYGHVEDCHTSNARHLNDFTASAYCYVTNCHGDGDDQGPFVTHGQYEHDLVYTGNSGLMTFANSGAAWGGRAKRITVRRHACSWFVARVKITDLTLEDVLVIGKKSLSGSGMLWVNADGVQMRGCTATGPLIVSRASDLSARPNVIADSSFAFAAGAEITQANVTVPLTLHRSTLKGVDGAVLNGTGPLVLDQCTLTGSKDTAPVALAHTDITVLGGELRDTGLKLTSAKDQRLRIDGTRLSGTNKDGALLARTGSGRTVDWQLTGLDSTAPQNTAHVLVTEGPNRYRATGSTFTGGRLELRPTAFGGTSSHLLHTGCVEDGTERTALPDEGDRVAHTAATLRF; this is encoded by the coding sequence ATGAGCGTTCCGCACCCCAACACCCCTGCTTCGTCCCGTCGTACTGTGCTGCGGGCTTCGGGTCTGGCCGGTCTGGTCATGGCCGGTTCGGCCGTGGCCACCGCCCCGGCGCAGGCCGCACCCACGCACACAGGCGATGTCCTGCGCGTCGGCACGGTCACGGAACTGCGCGCACTGAACACCAAGCCCCTCGACGACGGCACCCAGGTCCTGGTCGCCGGATACCACACCCCGGGCGACGGCGGCGCGATGGCCGTGCGCTGGGACCGCACATCCCACACCGCACACAACGGCGGAACCGTCATCGCACCCACCACGGCCAAGACCGGCCGCTGGCTCCAACTCCACACCGGAACCCTCGACTTCCGCACCTTCGGCCACTTCGACGCGGAACAACCCGCCGACGCCGCCCTCGACGCCATGATCGCCGACACCGACGTCCACCGCATCGAAGCCCACACCGACCTCCTGTTCACCAAACGCCACCTCTTCAACCGCTCCCACATCGAACTCGACTTCGGCGGCCACCGCATACTCACCGAAGGCATCGAGAAGAACACCCACGACAACCCCTTCGGCGCCGTACTCTCCTTCCGCGGCACCCCCACCGACACCACCGTCAAACACACCCTGAGCGCGGCGATGCCGGACCTCTCGGACCTCTTCGAGGTCGGCGACTCGGCGGGGTTCGCCGTGGGCCAGTGGTGGGCCGTGGAGATCAACGCCCTTTCGGGGACGTACGAGAAGGAGATCCAGCGCCTCGTCCAGGTCACCGAGGTCGTCGACCCGGCGCACATCCGGGTCAACTACCAGATCGGCTGGGATCTGGCCGCGGGCCGCACGCTCACCTGGACCCGCGTCGAGCCCGTCGACCGCGCCCACGTCCGCAACCTCGTCTTCGAGGGCTGGGGCGAAGACGAGATGACCGGCTCGCACCCGGTCGCGTACGAGTACGCGGTGCGCTGCGACGTCTCCGGGATCGAGGCCGTCGGCACCTTCTGGCCGGTGGTGATGCGCCGCTGGTGCACGTACTTCCGCACCGAGCAGTGCTCGCTGACCAACCCGAAGTCCGTCACGTACGGCGGCGCGGGCTATCTCACCCAGCAGATCTACTGTCTGTACGGGCACGTGGAGGACTGTCACACCTCCAACGCCCGTCATCTCAACGACTTCACGGCCTCCGCCTACTGCTATGTCACCAACTGCCACGGCGACGGTGACGACCAGGGCCCGTTCGTGACGCACGGGCAGTACGAGCACGACCTCGTCTACACTGGCAACTCCGGCCTGATGACCTTCGCCAACTCCGGTGCGGCCTGGGGCGGCAGAGCCAAGCGGATAACCGTACGACGGCACGCCTGCTCCTGGTTCGTCGCCCGCGTCAAGATCACCGATCTGACGCTGGAGGACGTGCTGGTAATCGGCAAGAAGTCCCTCTCCGGCTCCGGAATGCTCTGGGTCAACGCCGACGGTGTACAGATGCGCGGCTGCACGGCCACCGGTCCGCTGATCGTCTCCCGGGCATCCGACCTGTCCGCCCGCCCCAATGTGATCGCCGACTCCTCGTTCGCCTTCGCGGCGGGCGCGGAGATCACCCAGGCCAATGTCACCGTCCCGCTCACCCTGCACCGCAGCACGCTGAAGGGCGTCGACGGCGCGGTACTCAACGGCACCGGGCCGCTCGTCCTGGACCAGTGCACTTTGACCGGTTCCAAGGACACCGCCCCCGTCGCGCTCGCGCACACCGACATCACCGTGCTCGGCGGCGAACTGCGCGACACCGGTCTGAAGCTGACCTCGGCGAAGGACCAGCGGCTGCGCATCGACGGCACGCGGCTGAGCGGCACCAACAAGGACGGCGCCCTGCTGGCCCGTACCGGCTCCGGGCGTACCGTCGACTGGCAGCTCACCGGCCTCGACTCGACCGCGCCCCAGAACACCGCCCATGTGCTGGTCACCGAGGGCCCCAACCGCTACCGGGCCACCGGCTCCACCTTCACCGGCGGCCGGCTCGAACTGCGGCCCACGGCGTTCGGCGGCACCTCCAGCCATCTGCTGCACACCGGCTGCGTCGAGGACGGCACCGAGCGCACCGCGCTGCCCGACGAGGGCGACCGCGTCGCCCACACCGCGGCCACGCTGCGCTTTTGA
- a CDS encoding Gfo/Idh/MocA family protein, whose amino-acid sequence MSTHTPITGRPVRVALVGAGNRGLTYAEWIKAHPERAELVAVADPRPAARAAAGAPVEFDDWRPLADSRIADAVIVATQDRFHVEPVLALAKAGYAILAEKPLAPTEDETRRIVEGVERAGVLFAVCHVMRYTPYTDLVKEVVDSGVLGQLVSLDHLEPVGWWHYAHSYVRGPWRSEKDSSPMLLAKSCHDLDWITYVMGGRIEQVTSFGGLKHFRPENAPADSAERCLDCAVESGCPYSALKLYMPTLREKGLVWPVTHVTGATDEAGLIKALREGPYGICVYRSDNDVVDHQVLAMQLTDGVTATFQMVAFTEQTHRQTRIFGSHGWLTGDGERVTVQDFRTGESTVHEIGAAGSNAADGHGGGDAALVEAFVTAVATGDAGAVRSGPATSLGSHLAAFAAERARHTGTVQTVPAT is encoded by the coding sequence GTGTCCACGCATACCCCGATCACCGGCCGGCCCGTACGGGTCGCGCTCGTCGGCGCCGGCAACCGCGGTCTGACGTACGCCGAGTGGATCAAGGCGCACCCCGAGCGCGCCGAACTGGTGGCCGTCGCCGATCCGCGCCCCGCGGCGCGGGCCGCCGCCGGTGCACCCGTCGAGTTCGACGACTGGCGGCCGCTCGCCGACAGCCGCATCGCCGACGCCGTCATCGTCGCCACCCAGGACCGTTTCCATGTGGAGCCGGTGCTGGCCCTGGCGAAGGCCGGTTACGCGATCCTCGCCGAGAAGCCCCTCGCCCCGACCGAGGACGAGACCCGGCGGATCGTCGAGGGCGTGGAGCGGGCCGGGGTCCTGTTCGCGGTGTGCCACGTCATGCGGTACACCCCGTACACCGACCTGGTGAAGGAGGTCGTGGACTCCGGTGTGCTCGGTCAGCTGGTCTCCCTCGATCATCTGGAGCCGGTCGGCTGGTGGCACTACGCCCACAGCTATGTGCGCGGCCCGTGGCGCAGCGAGAAGGACTCCTCCCCGATGCTGCTCGCCAAGTCCTGCCACGACCTGGACTGGATCACGTACGTCATGGGCGGCCGGATCGAACAGGTCACGAGCTTCGGCGGGCTGAAGCACTTCCGGCCCGAGAACGCCCCGGCCGACTCCGCCGAGCGCTGCCTCGACTGTGCGGTCGAGTCCGGCTGCCCGTACAGCGCACTGAAGCTGTACATGCCGACGCTGCGCGAGAAGGGCTTGGTCTGGCCGGTCACCCATGTCACCGGGGCGACCGACGAGGCAGGGCTCATCAAGGCGCTGCGCGAGGGGCCGTACGGCATCTGCGTGTACCGCAGCGACAACGACGTGGTCGACCACCAGGTCCTCGCCATGCAGCTGACGGACGGGGTGACCGCGACCTTCCAGATGGTGGCGTTCACCGAGCAGACGCATCGGCAGACCCGGATCTTCGGCTCGCACGGCTGGCTGACCGGCGACGGTGAGCGGGTCACCGTGCAGGACTTCCGGACCGGCGAGTCCACCGTCCATGAAATCGGCGCGGCCGGTTCGAACGCGGCCGACGGGCACGGCGGCGGAGACGCCGCACTCGTCGAGGCGTTCGTCACCGCCGTCGCCACCGGTGACGCCGGAGCCGTCCGTTCCGGTCCCGCCACCTCGCTCGGCAGTCATCTCGCGGCGTTCGCCGCCGAACGCGCCCGGCACACCGGCACCGTCCAGACGGTGCCGGCCACCTGA
- a CDS encoding ABC transporter substrate-binding protein yields the protein MSRLITRRSRMRALAAPVLATALAAGVLAGCSGSGGDDNTVTMWTYPVIFDEAKNKAYWDGLIKAFEKEHSGVTVKVETFPWANRDTALATAIASGKGPDAVYLIPDQLPKYAGSIVPADEYMPADAASDYTDFALKSVTVDGKALATPILTSANPLICDKRVFAAIGETNYPTSWADLEALAPRLKEKGYYATSYSGDTQQTLNMTFYPLLWQAGGDVFSEDGKNVTFNDAAGVKALTYLRKLVDGGYTDKDLVTTTPKLEQTPTAKGKVACTWQNTPADVEPFWGKENIVVQPPLKDVQSVGYGTVGALSMLKGADRKNTGDWLNFVAESKNAAGLQKAAGYFPARRSGGDPYPDDALQTAAGATLPSMTVGPLHEKAREVQGVLAPEIQAALLGKKSPQEALNAAQKAAQAMLGH from the coding sequence ATGTCCCGTCTGATCACCCGCCGTTCCAGAATGCGTGCCCTTGCCGCCCCCGTCCTGGCCACCGCGCTCGCCGCCGGTGTGCTGGCCGGCTGTTCCGGCAGCGGCGGCGACGACAACACCGTCACCATGTGGACCTACCCGGTCATCTTCGACGAGGCCAAGAACAAGGCGTACTGGGACGGCCTGATCAAGGCGTTCGAGAAGGAGCACTCGGGCGTCACGGTGAAGGTGGAGACCTTCCCCTGGGCCAACCGCGACACCGCGCTGGCCACCGCGATCGCCTCCGGCAAGGGTCCGGACGCGGTCTATCTGATCCCGGACCAGCTGCCGAAGTACGCCGGGAGCATCGTCCCGGCCGACGAGTACATGCCGGCCGACGCCGCGTCGGACTACACGGACTTCGCGCTGAAGTCCGTCACGGTCGACGGCAAGGCGCTCGCCACCCCGATCCTGACCAGCGCCAACCCGCTGATCTGCGACAAGCGGGTGTTCGCCGCGATCGGCGAGACGAACTACCCGACGAGCTGGGCGGATCTGGAGGCGCTGGCCCCGAGGCTGAAGGAGAAGGGCTACTACGCCACCAGTTACAGCGGTGACACCCAGCAGACGCTGAACATGACCTTCTACCCGTTGCTGTGGCAGGCCGGCGGCGACGTCTTCTCCGAGGACGGCAAGAACGTCACCTTCAACGACGCGGCCGGCGTCAAGGCCCTGACGTATCTGAGGAAGCTCGTCGACGGCGGCTACACCGACAAGGACCTGGTCACGACCACCCCCAAGCTGGAACAGACCCCGACCGCCAAGGGCAAGGTGGCCTGCACCTGGCAGAACACCCCGGCGGACGTCGAGCCGTTCTGGGGCAAGGAGAACATCGTCGTCCAGCCGCCGCTGAAGGACGTTCAGTCGGTCGGCTACGGCACGGTCGGCGCCCTGTCGATGCTGAAGGGCGCCGACAGGAAGAACACCGGCGACTGGCTGAACTTCGTCGCCGAGTCGAAGAACGCGGCCGGTCTGCAGAAGGCCGCGGGCTACTTCCCGGCCCGCAGGTCCGGCGGCGACCCGTACCCGGACGACGCGCTGCAGACGGCGGCCGGCGCGACGCTGCCGAGCATGACGGTGGGCCCGCTGCACGAAAAGGCCCGTGAGGTCCAGGGCGTGCTCGCGCCGGAGATCCAGGCAGCGCTGCTGGGCAAGAAGAGCCCGCAGGAGGCGCTGAACGCCGCGCAGAAGGCCGCGCAGGCGATGCTCGGCCACTGA
- a CDS encoding carbohydrate ABC transporter permease codes for MAVVAEPTRRGRRSGPQARREARIGLLFVLPCFLLFLAFRFGPGVAGVLMSFTDYSLTGGGSFIGLDNFTRLWDDPLFWQALKVTVLYTVLAVPGTLIASVSLALVTRRAFRGAKFFRSVFFLPVVTSLVLAATVFVWIFSTGGPWSTLMGWFGMSEGSWLSDDVLVLPALAIVGVWSRFGYGMLILLARMQDIPRELEEAALTDGAGPWQRFRHIVLPQLKPALFFLAVIETTASFQVFDAVYTMTGGGPANASYTLVFQLYDAGFKYFDLGYASAIGVALFVLTVVVAVIQRLVIGKDQ; via the coding sequence GTGGCAGTCGTCGCGGAACCCACCCGCCGGGGCCGTCGCAGCGGGCCGCAGGCACGCCGCGAGGCCCGGATCGGCCTGCTCTTCGTCCTTCCGTGTTTCCTGCTCTTCCTGGCCTTCCGGTTCGGTCCGGGCGTCGCCGGTGTGCTGATGAGCTTCACCGACTACTCGCTGACCGGCGGCGGCAGCTTCATCGGTCTCGACAACTTCACCCGCCTGTGGGACGACCCGCTGTTCTGGCAGGCCCTGAAGGTGACCGTCCTCTACACCGTGCTCGCCGTGCCGGGCACCCTCATCGCGTCGGTGTCCCTGGCGCTGGTCACCCGCCGTGCGTTCCGCGGCGCCAAGTTCTTCCGGTCGGTGTTCTTCCTGCCGGTCGTCACCTCGCTGGTGCTGGCCGCCACCGTCTTCGTCTGGATCTTCTCGACCGGCGGCCCCTGGTCCACCCTGATGGGCTGGTTCGGGATGTCCGAGGGCTCCTGGCTCTCCGACGACGTGCTGGTGCTGCCCGCGCTCGCGATCGTCGGCGTCTGGTCCCGCTTCGGCTACGGGATGCTCATCCTGCTGGCCCGAATGCAGGACATCCCGCGCGAGCTGGAGGAGGCCGCGCTCACCGATGGCGCGGGCCCCTGGCAGCGGTTCCGTCACATCGTGCTGCCGCAGCTCAAGCCCGCCCTGTTCTTCCTCGCGGTGATCGAGACGACGGCCTCGTTCCAGGTCTTCGACGCGGTCTACACGATGACCGGGGGCGGCCCCGCCAACGCGAGTTACACGCTCGTCTTCCAGCTCTACGACGCGGGCTTCAAGTACTTCGACCTGGGTTACGCCTCCGCCATCGGTGTCGCGCTCTTCGTGCTGACCGTGGTGGTCGCGGTGATCCAGCGGCTCGTGATCGGGAAGGACCAGTGA
- a CDS encoding carbohydrate ABC transporter permease: MTATPAETATPPASRVPAAPDRAVRRAGRRLRKLAGKDTVPYGMRPTPAGRIARAALLTVAAIVTVFPFYAMLVLSLKPSAAVEFPGSLLPWPLTGEAYDTVMNAQDVPRWLVNTLIYSVVSVVGVLLLASLAGYAFAKKRFPGRETMFWSFLSMVMVPYHVTMIPTFAMIAKLGGVDTYWGLIVPTLANAQAVFLMRQFIQGLPDELFEAARLDGCNEWQIFHRIVLPLLKPILATLGVFVFLWHWNDFLWPLVIGQSTDMRTLTVGIASLQQQNVPLNVVLSGSVIAFVPIFAAYMVGQRYFTEGVTASGIKG, encoded by the coding sequence ATGACCGCCACACCCGCAGAGACCGCGACGCCGCCCGCGAGCAGGGTTCCCGCGGCTCCCGACCGGGCCGTGCGCCGGGCCGGACGCAGGCTGCGCAAGCTCGCCGGGAAGGACACCGTCCCGTACGGCATGCGGCCCACCCCGGCCGGACGGATCGCCCGCGCCGCGCTGCTGACGGTGGCCGCGATCGTGACGGTCTTCCCGTTCTACGCGATGCTCGTGCTCTCCCTGAAGCCGTCCGCGGCGGTGGAGTTCCCCGGCAGTCTGCTGCCGTGGCCGCTGACCGGCGAGGCGTACGACACCGTCATGAACGCCCAGGACGTGCCGCGCTGGCTGGTCAACACGCTGATCTACTCGGTCGTCTCGGTCGTCGGCGTGCTCCTGCTCGCCTCGCTCGCCGGATACGCCTTCGCCAAGAAACGCTTCCCGGGCCGGGAGACGATGTTCTGGTCGTTCCTGTCGATGGTGATGGTCCCGTACCACGTCACGATGATCCCGACGTTCGCGATGATCGCGAAGCTGGGCGGCGTGGACACGTACTGGGGTCTGATCGTGCCGACCCTGGCCAACGCCCAGGCGGTGTTCCTGATGCGGCAGTTCATCCAGGGACTGCCGGACGAACTCTTCGAGGCCGCCCGGCTCGACGGCTGCAACGAGTGGCAGATCTTCCACCGGATCGTGCTGCCGCTGCTGAAACCGATCCTCGCCACGCTCGGCGTCTTCGTCTTCCTGTGGCACTGGAACGACTTCCTGTGGCCGCTGGTCATCGGCCAGTCCACCGACATGCGCACCCTCACCGTCGGCATCGCCTCGCTCCAGCAGCAGAACGTGCCGCTCAATGTGGTGCTCTCCGGCTCCGTCATCGCGTTCGTGCCCATCTTCGCCGCGTACATGGTGGGCCAGCGCTACTTCACCGAGGGCGTCACCGCGTCCGGAATCAAGGGATAG